In Chitinophaga oryzae, the sequence GCGTTCACCCCCTGCTCAAAATCGGATGCAGTCTTAAAGAACGTAGAAGTGGTTTGGTTCGACTGCGGCGTGAGGTTGATAAAATCCTTGCTGCAGGCGCTGAAAACGAGCATTCCCAGAAGCGGTAATATATATTGACGTTTCATATAGCCCAGGTTTTAGAATGAAAGATTTAAGCCGGCAATAAATGTTTTGGGCAGCGGATAGGTGCCATAGTCCTCTCCCTGCGACAGCGGGCTGTCGGGCCGGGCGTTGACTTCAGGGTTGTAGCCGGTGTAGTGTGTCCAGGTGTGGATATTCTGTCCGGATGCGTATACCCGCAGCGCATTGACACGGTTGCCCAGCAGTTTTTTGTTGAACGTATATCCGAGGGTCACATTACGCAAACGCACAAACGAACCGTCCTCCACATGGAAAGAACTGATCTGGGCGCTGTTGGCGTTGGTGACACGGTTGGCCCGCATCACGTTGCCGTCTCCGGGGTCTTGCGGGGATTTCCAGTAAGACAGGGCGTCGGCCATCTGGTTGGCGTTACCTTCCATATTAAAAATAAAGCGGCGCTGCAGGTTTAGTATCTCGTTGCCATGCACGCCCTGCAGGGATATTGCCAGATCGAAGCCCTTATACCGGAATTCGTTGGTCATCCCCCAGATAAAATCCGGGAAATAGCTGCCGATGGCGGTACGGTCGTTGGCATCGATTTTTTTGTCGCCGTTCACGTCCACAAAACGGCGGTCGCCGGGTTTGGCGGTGGCGTAATGCGGATAACCGTTGATTTCTTCCTGGTTTTTAAAGACGCCGCCGTTCACATATCCGTAGTAGCTGCCGATAGGCTGTCCTACCGCGGTGATAAACAGTTGCGAGATAGTGCCGTTGCCGCCGTCTGACAGGATAGGCGCGTTACCGGGGCCGAGCTGCAGGACTTTGTTTTTATTGGCCGACAGGTTGATGTTGGTATTCCAGCTGAAAGCGCCGGTGAGGTTACGGGTGGTCAGTCCGAATTCCACGCCACTGTTTTGCACTTTGCCTACATTTTTAAGCGCGGTGGCGAAGCCGGAACTGAAGGGCACCGGCACGTTCAGCAGCAGGTCGGAGGTGGTGGTTTTGTAGTAGTCCGCACTGAGGTAGATGCGATTGGTAAACAGGCCGAGGTCCAGGCCGGCGTTGAACTGTACCGTCTTTTCCCAGGTCAGGTCCGGGTTGGCCGGCTGGGAAAGCCCCGCACCGTTGACCACATTACCATTGCCGCTGCCGAGGATATAATTGTTGGAGGCCAGCAGGTCGTAGGAGGCATAGTTGGCGATCTGGAAGTTACCGGAGGTGCCATAGCTCACACGGGCCTTCAGTTCGGAGATCACAGGCACTTTAAAGAAAGCCTCGTTGCTGATGAGCCACCCGCCGGAGACGGAGGGGAAATAGCCCCATTTGTTGTTGGCCCCGAAACGGGAAGAACCATCGCTGCGCAGGCTGGCGCTCACAAAGTATTTATCGTCGAAGTTGTAGTTGATACGGCCCAGGTAAGAGAGTAGTGACCATTGGGAGGTATTGGAGGTGCCGCTGGTGATGGTGGCGGCGTTGATCGTATGTACGGCATCGTTAGGGAAGCCGGTGCCTACGGTTTCATTGGCTTTGGTGGTATTTTTCTGGGAGGTGTACCCTGCCAGCACGTCAAAGCGGTGTTTGGACACTTCGAAATGGTAGTTGAGCGTGTTTTCCCAGAGCCAGTTCACCGACTGCGCCGTTTGGGCGGAGCCTTTGGGCACGGTGGGTGCGGACTGCTGGATCGGTTTATAGCTGCCCAGCGTGGACGGCCGGTAGTAGTTACGGTTGAAATAATTGATATCCGCGCCGAAGAAAGTCTTAAAGGTCAGTCCTTTGATAATCGTGTATTCGCCGTAGATATGTCCGAGGTTGCGGATATGGTCCAGTTTATCTTCTATCTGTGTGGCCAGGGCGACAGGGTTTTCACCGCCGGAGTAGCCGAAGGCCCAGGCATTTTGTTTGTTGGTGGCCAGCGAGCCGTCGGGGCTATACACCGGGAAGATGGGCGCCGCTTTCAGGGCGTTGCTGAGGATGCCGTCAAAAGTCCAGGGGCCTTCACTGTTGATCAGGTCATAGTGATCATACGAAGGGTTCAGGGAGAGCCCTACTTTCAGCCGGGGGGTGAGGTTGGCCGTGAGATTGGCCCGCACCCCGTATCTTTTATACCCCGAAGCGATCACGATGCCCTTTTGATCAAGATAATTTCCGGAGATGTAATACTGGAACTTATCATTACCGCCGGAAGCGGAGAGGGTGTGGTTCTGTACCGGTGCGGTGCGGAATACCGCATCCTGCCAGTCGGTGTTTACCAGTCCCTGTTCCCCTCTCAGATAGGGCAGTATTTCCGGGGGTATCTGGAAGTTGGAGTTGCCGCGGGTAGCGTTGTCGTCGTTGATGCTGCCGTTGGGTTTGGCGTCGAGGTAGGCGTTGTTTTTAGCGTCGAAAGACAGTTTGGCCCATTGGTAGGCGTCCAGCATCTTAATCTTTTTGCTGACCTGCTGGAAGCCGCCGTAGGCATTATAGCTGAAAGAAGGAGGACCTTCTCTTTTTCCTTTTTTGGTGGAGATAAGCACTACGCCGTTAGACGCGCGGGAGCCATAGATGGCCGCGGCGGAAGCGTCTTTAAGGATTTCGATGGACTCGATATCGTCGCTGTTGAGGGTACTGAGCGGGTCAGGCGATTTCTGGAAAGACGCCTGTCCGGTGATGCCCACTACGTCTGTGGTGCCTTGCAGGTTCTTCAGGTCGTTGGATAACGGGAAGCCATCTACGACGTAGAGCGGGTCGGTGCCGGCGGAGATCGAGTTAAGGCCCCTGATGCGGACGCTGAGGCTGCCGCCGGGCGCACCGGTGTTCTGGATCACCTGTACACCGGCTACTTTACCCGCGATCGCCTGTGCAAAGCTGGATACCGGCTGGTCTTTCAGTTCCGCCGCGCGGATGGAGGATACGGCGCCGGTCACTTCGCGGCGGCGTTGCACGCCGTAGCCGACTACCACCACCTGGTTGAGGGACGAAGCCGATTCTTTGAGGGTGGCGGTGAGTTGCAGGGGTGTTCCTGCTTTGACGGTGTAACCCGACAGTACCTGCGGCTCCAGCCCTACGAAGGTGATGCGGAAAGTATAAGGCCCTGCGGGCAGACCGGGAAACTGAAATACGCCGGCCACGTTGGTCTGCGTGGAACTGGTGGCGCCTGTGGCCGTGTTGGT encodes:
- a CDS encoding SusC/RagA family TonB-linked outer membrane protein codes for the protein MDLFYINARKRTWAILLLIMTLVSPLFLLAQQRAGVSGTVRNDRNETLPGASVTATNTATGATSSTQTNVAGVFQFPGLPAGPYTFRITFVGLEPQVLSGYTVKAGTPLQLTATLKESASSLNQVVVVGYGVQRRREVTGAVSSIRAAELKDQPVSSFAQAIAGKVAGVQVIQNTGAPGGSLSVRIRGLNSISAGTDPLYVVDGFPLSNDLKNLQGTTDVVGITGQASFQKSPDPLSTLNSDDIESIEILKDASAAAIYGSRASNGVVLISTKKGKREGPPSFSYNAYGGFQQVSKKIKMLDAYQWAKLSFDAKNNAYLDAKPNGSINDDNATRGNSNFQIPPEILPYLRGEQGLVNTDWQDAVFRTAPVQNHTLSASGGNDKFQYYISGNYLDQKGIVIASGYKRYGVRANLTANLTPRLKVGLSLNPSYDHYDLINSEGPWTFDGILSNALKAAPIFPVYSPDGSLATNKQNAWAFGYSGGENPVALATQIEDKLDHIRNLGHIYGEYTIIKGLTFKTFFGADINYFNRNYYRPSTLGSYKPIQQSAPTVPKGSAQTAQSVNWLWENTLNYHFEVSKHRFDVLAGYTSQKNTTKANETVGTGFPNDAVHTINAATITSGTSNTSQWSLLSYLGRINYNFDDKYFVSASLRSDGSSRFGANNKWGYFPSVSGGWLISNEAFFKVPVISELKARVSYGTSGNFQIANYASYDLLASNNYILGSGNGNVVNGAGLSQPANPDLTWEKTVQFNAGLDLGLFTNRIYLSADYYKTTTSDLLLNVPVPFSSGFATALKNVGKVQNSGVEFGLTTRNLTGAFSWNTNINLSANKNKVLQLGPGNAPILSDGGNGTISQLFITAVGQPIGSYYGYVNGGVFKNQEEINGYPHYATAKPGDRRFVDVNGDKKIDANDRTAIGSYFPDFIWGMTNEFRYKGFDLAISLQGVHGNEILNLQRRFIFNMEGNANQMADALSYWKSPQDPGDGNVMRANRVTNANSAQISSFHVEDGSFVRLRNVTLGYTFNKKLLGNRVNALRVYASGQNIHTWTHYTGYNPEVNARPDSPLSQGEDYGTYPLPKTFIAGLNLSF